In one window of Mucilaginibacter auburnensis DNA:
- a CDS encoding type I restriction enzyme HsdR N-terminal domain-containing protein, translating to MHQLQPLNLPPYPFKITEVNGQLTLFDELRKKTIVITPEEWVRQHFVQYLIKQKNYPKTLIKLEGGHKLHGKPKRSDIVVYNKTAQKVLLVECKAPGVPITQKVFEQIARYNMVHKIDLLAVTNGIDHYYCVIDFVNGSYRFIADLPEYADI from the coding sequence ATGCATCAGCTACAGCCGCTTAATTTACCACCTTACCCCTTTAAAATAACCGAGGTTAACGGCCAACTGACACTGTTTGACGAACTAAGGAAAAAGACCATCGTTATTACGCCTGAAGAATGGGTGCGTCAGCATTTTGTGCAGTATCTCATCAAACAAAAAAACTATCCCAAAACACTTATTAAACTGGAGGGCGGACATAAATTACACGGTAAGCCAAAACGGTCTGACATTGTTGTTTATAACAAAACGGCTCAAAAAGTCCTGCTTGTAGAATGTAAAGCACCTGGTGTGCCCATTACGCAAAAAGTATTTGAACAAATTGCGCGCTATAACATGGTGCACAAAATTGACCTGTTAGCAGTTACCAATGGCATTGATCATTACTATTGCGTAATTGATTTTGTGAATGGCAGCTACCGCTTTATTGCTGATTTACCGGAATATGCGGATATTTAG
- a CDS encoding ATP-binding protein, which yields MTSNAGFFNFSINKILHSGQSALDAARVRLLYYGLALSFFTSLLLFFEVLYKEHFIISIIIGSLTLISAILFKYLTYRPRYRVISHIILVVATLANIVNIYIAKQNADAVTVGVIILITLFSFNMLGQKAGFVYSALNIVPTLALLILQHNNSFLITLKPEKIDDATFIISLSSCLMLILFVYSHFYAAFNRAIYELSQTGTMRDQITADFEQAIEKANKSSEAKSEFLSTMSHEIRTPLNAVIGMTDLLMMGGPRPDQKENLEVLKFSAGNLLSIVNDVLDFNKIESGKLIFEKIRLNLHELMNNICGGLAITARQKGLNFTLNVDKALQDKALFGDPTRITQIVFNLVNNAIKFTTQGDILVKVKCIEDRHDRLTVNFKVKDSGIGIQQNRLDVIFEPFTQESVSTTRQYGGTGLGLAIVKRLLELQGIKINVNSTVNEGSEFSFNMEFPVATEKFIPASNKVVVEQQNEGNNFASLRVLIAEDNPVNVMLMKKLLSKWNITPFIAENGERAVEFVQYGNFDVILMDLQMPVMNGFDAAVEIRKMADPQKSNIPIIALTASALFDIKERVYNSGMNDYVSKPFKPTELFEKIQNLVNLAPDAKYPHIPVNQQ from the coding sequence ATGACCAGTAACGCAGGTTTTTTTAACTTTTCTATAAATAAAATACTACATAGCGGACAATCTGCATTAGATGCCGCTCGTGTAAGGCTTTTGTATTATGGCTTAGCGCTTTCTTTTTTTACATCGCTATTATTATTTTTTGAGGTACTTTATAAAGAACACTTCATAATAAGTATTATTATAGGCAGTCTTACGCTTATTTCGGCCATATTATTCAAGTATTTAACTTATCGGCCGCGTTATCGCGTTATTTCTCATATAATATTGGTGGTTGCTACGTTGGCAAACATTGTAAATATTTACATAGCCAAGCAAAATGCTGATGCTGTTACGGTAGGTGTTATTATACTGATAACGCTATTTAGCTTTAATATGCTTGGGCAAAAGGCCGGATTTGTTTATTCGGCATTAAATATTGTTCCAACTTTAGCGCTGCTTATTCTGCAACATAACAACAGTTTTCTTATCACTCTTAAGCCCGAAAAGATTGATGATGCTACTTTTATTATCAGTCTTTCTTCGTGTTTAATGCTCATCCTGTTTGTTTACAGTCATTTTTATGCAGCTTTTAACAGGGCTATTTATGAGTTGAGCCAAACCGGCACCATGCGCGATCAAATTACAGCCGATTTTGAACAAGCTATAGAGAAGGCTAATAAATCGTCGGAAGCAAAATCGGAGTTTCTGTCTACCATGTCGCACGAGATCCGCACTCCACTTAATGCGGTTATTGGCATGACTGATCTGCTCATGATGGGCGGCCCAAGACCTGACCAAAAGGAGAACCTTGAAGTGTTAAAGTTTTCAGCAGGAAACCTGCTCTCCATCGTTAATGATGTGCTCGACTTTAATAAGATAGAGTCGGGTAAGCTCATCTTCGAAAAAATACGCCTTAACCTGCACGAACTGATGAACAACATCTGCGGCGGTTTGGCTATAACAGCCCGTCAAAAGGGCCTGAATTTTACTTTAAACGTTGACAAGGCCCTTCAGGACAAAGCCCTGTTTGGCGACCCGACCCGCATTACCCAAATTGTATTTAACCTGGTAAACAATGCCATAAAGTTTACAACACAGGGTGATATTTTGGTAAAAGTAAAATGTATTGAAGACAGGCACGACCGGTTAACAGTGAATTTCAAGGTGAAAGATTCAGGTATAGGCATTCAGCAAAACCGGCTCGATGTTATTTTTGAGCCTTTTACGCAGGAATCTGTAAGTACAACTAGGCAGTATGGTGGTACGGGCTTAGGGCTGGCCATAGTTAAAAGATTGCTTGAATTGCAAGGAATAAAGATCAACGTAAACAGTACGGTTAACGAGGGTTCTGAGTTTTCCTTCAATATGGAGTTCCCCGTAGCTACTGAAAAATTTATACCAGCAAGCAATAAGGTTGTAGTTGAACAACAGAATGAAGGAAATAATTTTGCATCATTGCGGGTTTTGATAGCCGAAGATAACCCGGTTAACGTGATGTTGATGAAAAAGTTGTTGTCAAAGTGGAACATTACACCCTTTATTGCAGAGAATGGTGAGCGCGCTGTAGAATTCGTTCAATATGGCAACTTTGATGTTATTTTAATGGACCTGCAGATGCCGGTAATGAATGGCTTTGATGCCGCTGTTGAAATACGCAAAATGGCCGACCCGCAAAAGTCTAACATTCCTATCATTGCTTTAACAGCGTCGGCTTTATTTGATATTAAGGAGCGGGTTTACAATTCGGGCATGAACGATTATGTTTCAAAACCGTTTAAACCTACAGAGCTTTTTGAAAAAATACAGAATCTGGTCAACCTCGCACCAGATGCTAAATATCCGCATATTCCGGTAAATCAGCAATAA
- a CDS encoding valine--tRNA ligase has protein sequence MSTAKTYSPKQAEEKWYSYWLQHKFFKSVPDEREPYTIVIPPPNVTGVLHMGHMLNNTIQDVLIRRARMKGKNACWVPGTDHASIATEAKVVAMLKEKGIKKEDLTREEFLSYAWEWKEKYGGIILEQLKKLGASCDWDRTRFTMDPDLSDAVLDTFIHLYKKGWIYRGIRMVNWDPQGKTAVSDEEVIRKEVNQKLYYIKYEVAGEGEKASAAGDPLALDLLPSTLTIATTRPETIMADAAICINPNDERYLHLHGLSVFIPLINREIPIILDEYVEMDFGTGCLKVTPAHDLNDYELGQKHKLPVIDILNDDGSLNEKAQILVGEDRFAARKKIAVMLEEAGALEKVEEYKSQVGFSERTNAVIEPKLSMQWFCKMGEMAKPALDYVLNGEVKLIPEKFINTYRHWMENVQDWCISRQLWWGQQIPAWFLPNGEYVIAKTREEAFQEAKAKNAQINLDDLVQDPDVVDTWFSSWLWPMSVFDGFKDPENADIKYYYPTNDLVTAPEILFFWVARMIMAGHEFRGDVPFKNVYLTGIVRDKQGRKMSKSLGNSPDPLDLIEQYGADGVRVGMLLGSPAGNDIMFDEKDCLQGRNFFNKVWNAFLLIKGWQVDDSLPNVNATTIAWFESRFNQGLQEIEDNFSQSRLSEALMATYKLVWDDFCAWYLEMIKPVYQQPIDRETFNKTIGFFENILKILHSFMPFITEELWHDEIFGERSEKDCCIVAQLPTIGEINSLLINDVELVKQIITQIRNIRQSKQISPKETLQLAVKANSGVDYKAYSYVITKLANLNELTFVNDKVADAVAFLVSTDEFFIPMQETVDAAAELERLEKEKAYLEGFLKSVNAKLQNERFMANAKRDIVENEQKKKADAEAKLIIVLENLKLLAN, from the coding sequence ATGAGTACTGCTAAAACTTATTCGCCTAAGCAAGCCGAAGAAAAATGGTACAGCTACTGGCTGCAACATAAATTTTTTAAGTCCGTGCCAGATGAGCGCGAACCTTACACTATTGTAATACCTCCGCCAAACGTTACCGGGGTGTTGCACATGGGCCACATGTTGAACAATACTATTCAGGATGTATTGATACGCCGTGCGCGTATGAAAGGTAAAAATGCCTGCTGGGTGCCTGGAACTGACCATGCCAGTATAGCTACTGAAGCTAAAGTTGTAGCTATGCTTAAAGAAAAAGGCATAAAAAAAGAAGACCTTACCCGCGAAGAGTTTTTAAGTTATGCATGGGAATGGAAAGAAAAATACGGTGGCATTATCCTTGAACAGTTAAAAAAACTGGGTGCCTCATGCGATTGGGACCGTACCCGTTTTACCATGGACCCCGACCTGAGCGATGCAGTGTTAGATACCTTTATCCACCTGTATAAAAAAGGATGGATCTATCGTGGTATACGCATGGTGAACTGGGACCCGCAGGGTAAAACCGCCGTTAGCGATGAGGAAGTAATTCGCAAAGAAGTTAATCAGAAGCTTTACTATATAAAGTATGAAGTTGCAGGTGAAGGCGAAAAAGCAAGTGCTGCAGGCGATCCTTTGGCCCTTGATCTTTTACCATCTACTTTAACTATCGCTACTACAAGACCCGAAACCATCATGGCTGATGCTGCAATTTGCATCAACCCTAATGATGAGCGCTATTTGCATTTACACGGATTGTCTGTTTTTATTCCGCTTATTAACCGAGAAATACCTATCATATTAGATGAGTATGTAGAGATGGATTTCGGTACTGGTTGTCTGAAAGTTACCCCTGCACACGATCTGAACGACTACGAATTGGGCCAAAAGCACAAACTGCCCGTTATTGATATTTTAAACGATGATGGCAGTCTGAACGAAAAAGCGCAGATACTGGTAGGCGAGGACCGCTTTGCCGCACGTAAAAAGATAGCGGTAATGCTGGAGGAAGCAGGCGCTTTGGAAAAAGTGGAAGAATATAAATCGCAGGTTGGTTTCTCTGAACGTACCAATGCGGTTATTGAGCCTAAGCTTTCTATGCAATGGTTCTGCAAAATGGGCGAGATGGCTAAACCTGCCTTAGATTATGTTTTGAATGGTGAGGTTAAGCTGATACCCGAAAAATTCATAAACACCTACCGCCACTGGATGGAGAACGTTCAGGACTGGTGTATTAGTCGCCAGTTATGGTGGGGACAGCAAATACCAGCCTGGTTTTTACCAAACGGCGAGTATGTAATTGCCAAAACCCGCGAAGAGGCTTTTCAAGAAGCAAAAGCTAAAAACGCGCAAATTAATCTGGATGATCTGGTGCAGGACCCGGATGTTGTTGATACCTGGTTCTCATCATGGTTATGGCCAATGAGTGTTTTTGATGGATTTAAAGATCCGGAAAATGCCGATATAAAATACTATTATCCAACCAATGACCTGGTAACCGCTCCGGAGATATTATTTTTCTGGGTTGCCCGGATGATCATGGCCGGACATGAATTCCGTGGAGACGTACCTTTCAAAAACGTATACCTTACCGGTATAGTTAGAGATAAACAGGGCCGCAAAATGTCTAAATCACTGGGCAACTCGCCAGACCCGCTTGATCTCATTGAACAATATGGTGCCGATGGTGTACGCGTAGGTATGTTGCTTGGGTCGCCTGCAGGCAACGATATCATGTTTGATGAAAAGGACTGCTTACAGGGCCGTAACTTCTTTAACAAGGTTTGGAATGCTTTCCTGTTAATTAAAGGCTGGCAGGTTGATGATAGCTTACCGAACGTAAACGCAACTACAATAGCCTGGTTTGAAAGCCGCTTTAACCAAGGCTTACAGGAAATTGAAGACAACTTTAGCCAATCCCGTTTATCGGAAGCTTTAATGGCTACTTATAAATTGGTTTGGGATGATTTCTGCGCATGGTACCTGGAAATGATCAAGCCGGTCTATCAGCAACCTATTGACAGGGAGACGTTTAATAAAACCATCGGTTTCTTTGAAAACATTCTGAAGATCCTGCATTCGTTTATGCCTTTTATTACTGAAGAATTATGGCACGACGAGATTTTTGGCGAACGCTCAGAAAAGGACTGTTGTATTGTTGCTCAATTACCAACAATTGGGGAAATTAATTCCCTGCTTATAAATGATGTTGAGCTGGTTAAGCAAATAATTACACAAATAAGGAATATCCGTCAGTCAAAACAGATCTCGCCTAAAGAAACCTTACAACTTGCGGTGAAAGCTAATTCGGGTGTTGATTATAAAGCATATTCCTACGTTATAACTAAGCTTGCTAATTTAAATGAGTTAACTTTTGTTAATGACAAAGTAGCCGACGCTGTAGCATTTTTAGTATCAACAGACGAGTTTTTTATTCCGATGCAGGAAACAGTTGATGCCGCGGCTGAACTGGAAAGATTAGAGAAAGAAAAAGCTTATCTGGAGGGATTCCTAAAATCTGTAAACGCCAAACTGCAAAATGAGCGTTTTATGGCCAATGCCAAACGTGATATTGTTGAGAACGAACAAAAGAAAAAAGCCGATGCTGAAGCAAAACTGATTATTGTGTTAGAAAATCTAAAACTCTTGGCAAACTAA
- a CDS encoding endonuclease domain-containing protein, with translation MPSIITLCRELRQRQTPAEKILWQHLRNRSIVNEKFLRQHPICAQNAFGKKLYYIPDFYCHNAKLVIEADGPIHLLKRDYDKNRDEVLQASGLTIMRFGNEQIMNDTAMVLQQVMEFLQEASRR, from the coding sequence ATGCCTTCCATTATCACCTTATGCCGAGAATTACGGCAGAGACAAACACCGGCCGAAAAAATATTGTGGCAACACTTAAGAAACAGATCAATTGTTAATGAAAAGTTTTTAAGACAACATCCAATTTGTGCTCAAAATGCTTTCGGAAAGAAACTTTATTATATACCCGATTTTTATTGTCACAACGCAAAACTGGTTATTGAGGCTGACGGTCCTATTCATTTGTTAAAAAGAGATTACGACAAAAATCGTGACGAAGTTTTGCAAGCTTCGGGATTGACAATTATGCGATTTGGCAATGAACAGATTATGAATGATACTGCTATGGTGCTTCAACAGGTTATGGAATTTTTGCAAGAAGCATCGCGGCGTTAG
- a CDS encoding M13 family metallopeptidase: MKVKYTHLFAGGMICLAASAFVIDRQEPDPPAKYIDPANMDMSVKPGDDFYNYANGGWIKNNVIPAKQSAWGGFYVLAQDNTDRLIALVNEVSKVKGAPAGSLKQRVGDLYASGMDSIAIEKLGYTPIKPALARVAKINDIKGVIAEIAYARTHGEGGTLFSFGVGRDSKNPEHYMIDIDQGGTTLSDRDYYLKDDARSKTIREAYKKYIIALFTLTGTPQTTAAANADIILAMETKLAKAQMSRVDRRDPNLTYHKVKVSDFSKTTPNLNWAQIIPMMKATPQDSMLVDDPNFFKTADEMIAATPVDQWKVYLTWNILKNNTGSLSSPFVDARFAFNKVLTGQVVQAPRNERMASLVDGSIGELLGQLYVEKYFTPAAKARMLALVNNLKVTLGERIQGLDWMSPETKTKALKKLNSFTVKIGYPDKWENYTGLVINRNDYAGNVKRIAEWRYNFNVTRLGKPVDKGRWSMTPPTVNAYYNSQNNEIVFPAGILQFPFFSEGADDAINYGGIGAVIGHEMTHGFDDKGRLYDADGTLRDWWTKDDNDKFTKRADQVVGQYNALTVLDTLHVNGRLTLGENIADLGGVNVAYQAFKKTKQGQSTEKIDGFTPDQRFFLSYAQIWRSIMRDETTAQRILTDSHSPNKHRVNAPITNIDAWYAAFDVKPGDKMYKAPADRIRVW, encoded by the coding sequence ATGAAAGTAAAGTACACGCACTTATTTGCGGGAGGCATGATATGCCTTGCCGCGTCGGCATTTGTTATTGACCGACAAGAACCCGATCCACCGGCAAAATACATTGACCCGGCCAACATGGATATGTCTGTTAAGCCCGGCGATGATTTTTATAATTATGCCAATGGTGGATGGATAAAAAACAATGTTATTCCGGCTAAGCAAAGCGCCTGGGGTGGTTTCTATGTTTTAGCGCAGGACAATACCGACCGCTTAATTGCCCTTGTTAACGAAGTGAGCAAAGTTAAAGGTGCCCCGGCAGGCAGCCTGAAACAACGCGTTGGCGATCTGTACGCCAGCGGTATGGATAGCATTGCTATTGAAAAACTCGGTTATACACCTATTAAGCCGGCTTTGGCCCGTGTTGCCAAGATCAATGACATTAAAGGCGTAATAGCTGAAATTGCGTATGCTCGCACGCATGGCGAAGGTGGTACTTTGTTCAGCTTTGGCGTTGGCAGAGATTCTAAAAATCCGGAGCATTATATGATCGATATTGATCAGGGCGGCACCACGCTTTCTGATCGCGATTATTATTTAAAAGACGATGCCCGCTCAAAAACCATTCGCGAGGCTTACAAAAAATACATTATTGCATTGTTTACGTTGACCGGCACACCGCAAACTACTGCCGCAGCCAATGCCGATATTATTTTGGCAATGGAAACCAAGCTGGCTAAAGCGCAAATGAGCCGCGTTGACCGCAGGGATCCTAACCTTACTTACCACAAAGTTAAGGTAAGCGATTTCAGCAAAACCACTCCTAATTTAAACTGGGCACAGATCATCCCGATGATGAAAGCTACTCCACAAGACAGTATGCTGGTTGACGACCCTAACTTTTTTAAAACGGCTGATGAAATGATAGCTGCCACGCCGGTAGATCAATGGAAAGTTTATTTAACCTGGAACATCCTAAAAAACAATACAGGCTCGTTAAGTTCACCTTTTGTTGACGCGCGTTTCGCCTTTAACAAAGTACTTACCGGCCAGGTAGTTCAGGCTCCGCGTAATGAGCGTATGGCCAGCCTGGTTGACGGCAGCATTGGCGAATTGTTGGGTCAGCTTTATGTAGAGAAATATTTTACGCCGGCTGCAAAAGCACGTATGCTGGCATTGGTAAACAACCTTAAAGTTACTTTAGGCGAACGCATACAGGGATTAGATTGGATGAGTCCGGAGACAAAAACCAAAGCGCTTAAAAAATTAAACTCCTTCACAGTTAAAATTGGCTACCCTGATAAATGGGAAAATTACACCGGACTTGTGATCAATCGTAATGATTATGCCGGCAACGTTAAACGTATTGCAGAATGGCGCTACAATTTCAATGTTACCCGCTTAGGCAAACCGGTTGATAAAGGTCGCTGGAGCATGACACCGCCTACCGTTAACGCTTATTATAATTCGCAGAATAACGAGATAGTTTTCCCGGCGGGTATTTTACAGTTTCCGTTCTTCTCCGAGGGTGCTGACGATGCTATAAACTACGGCGGTATTGGCGCTGTAATTGGCCACGAAATGACCCATGGTTTTGATGACAAAGGTCGTTTATATGATGCTGATGGCACCCTGCGCGATTGGTGGACCAAGGATGATAACGACAAATTCACCAAACGTGCTGACCAGGTTGTTGGTCAATATAATGCTTTAACGGTTTTAGATACCCTACACGTAAACGGCAGACTAACTTTGGGCGAAAATATTGCCGACTTAGGTGGTGTGAATGTAGCTTATCAGGCTTTCAAAAAAACCAAACAGGGCCAGTCTACCGAGAAGATTGACGGCTTTACGCCAGATCAGCGTTTCTTTTTATCGTATGCGCAAATTTGGCGTAGCATTATGCGCGATGAAACAACCGCGCAACGAATTTTAACAGACTCGCACTCGCCTAACAAGCACCGTGTAAACGCGCCTATAACCAACATTGATGCATGGTATGCTGCATTTGATGTTAAACCAGGCGATAAAATGTACAAAGCCCCTGCCGACAGGATAAGGGTTTGGTAA
- a CDS encoding aldo/keto reductase, with amino-acid sequence MENRELGRSGIMVKPFAFGGNVFGWTADEKRSFELLDAFVNEGFDLIDTADVYSRWAPGNKGGESETIIGNWLKRSGKRDKVIIATKVGKPMGDDMKGLSRAYIYKAVEASLKRLQTDYIDLYQSHDDDKDTPLEETMQAFTDLIKEGKVRAVGASNYSADRFKEALKVSMENNLARYETLQPEYNLYDREQYETEYERICLENNIGVITFYSLASGFLTGKYRSEADLQKSARGGGVKKYLNDRGFRTLAALDEVAARYNATPAAVSIAWVMARVGITAPIASATSVQQLNEILQAAKLELSIEAMDKLTDASRY; translated from the coding sequence ATGGAAAACAGGGAACTTGGCAGATCGGGTATAATGGTTAAGCCATTTGCATTTGGCGGCAATGTGTTTGGCTGGACAGCCGATGAAAAGCGATCTTTTGAATTATTAGATGCCTTTGTTAATGAAGGTTTTGATCTGATAGACACAGCAGATGTTTACTCGCGTTGGGCGCCTGGTAATAAAGGTGGCGAAAGCGAAACTATTATAGGCAATTGGCTCAAACGATCAGGCAAGCGCGATAAGGTAATTATCGCCACTAAAGTGGGTAAGCCTATGGGCGATGATATGAAAGGGCTATCACGCGCTTACATCTATAAAGCTGTTGAAGCATCTCTAAAAAGGTTGCAAACCGATTATATAGATCTTTATCAATCGCATGATGATGACAAGGACACACCTTTGGAAGAAACCATGCAGGCCTTTACAGATCTGATAAAAGAAGGCAAGGTTCGGGCCGTGGGAGCTTCTAATTATAGTGCCGACAGATTTAAGGAGGCCCTTAAAGTGAGCATGGAAAATAATTTGGCCCGTTATGAAACCCTTCAGCCGGAGTATAACTTGTATGACAGGGAGCAATATGAAACCGAATATGAGCGTATTTGCCTGGAGAATAATATTGGCGTTATTACCTTTTACTCTTTGGCCAGCGGTTTTTTAACAGGGAAGTACCGTTCTGAAGCCGATCTTCAAAAAAGTGCGCGCGGCGGTGGTGTTAAAAAATATTTAAACGACCGTGGCTTCCGCACATTAGCCGCCCTGGATGAAGTGGCTGCTCGATACAACGCTACGCCTGCTGCCGTATCAATAGCGTGGGTAATGGCAAGGGTTGGTATAACCGCGCCTATTGCCAGTGCAACTTCTGTACAACAATTGAATGAAATTTTACAGGCCGCTAAACTAGAGTTAAGTATTGAAGCGATGGATAAATTAACGGACGCGAGCAGGTATTAA
- a CDS encoding WG repeat-containing protein encodes MRLIFALIIFLFSVASYGQGNGLYAFVGKNNKYGFIDKYGNVKVKPDYLHVTDFNDGLCFVSKEVTNKGRKWICIDTIGNFVFDISDNFPETGFSEGFARISSFTEQWFVNKKGTRVFNKTWQDGQGNFKNGVAFVSDKKFTDFYPIDVHGNRLENSVYTRIEVNSKLADHPLSHKDALIKFQQDNLWGFKNLKGDIVIQPKFYVVDKFENGLCGVRIHYAPFVTINDYYLDALINTKGQVVNEIPMHCYLGFQGDLIVYYGGFHFSGGVFYLDKNGKRVTPKE; translated from the coding sequence ATGCGTTTAATATTTGCCCTAATTATCTTCCTATTTTCCGTTGCAAGCTATGGTCAAGGAAATGGACTATACGCTTTTGTTGGAAAGAATAACAAATATGGGTTTATCGATAAGTATGGAAATGTAAAGGTAAAACCCGATTACTTACATGTTACAGATTTCAACGATGGATTGTGTTTTGTATCCAAAGAGGTTACTAATAAAGGACGCAAATGGATATGTATAGATACGATTGGGAACTTCGTTTTTGATATAAGTGATAACTTCCCTGAAACTGGATTTAGTGAAGGCTTTGCAAGAATAAGCAGTTTTACAGAACAATGGTTTGTAAATAAAAAAGGGACAAGGGTTTTCAATAAGACATGGCAAGATGGACAAGGCAACTTCAAAAATGGAGTCGCTTTTGTTAGCGATAAAAAGTTTACTGATTTCTATCCTATTGACGTACATGGAAACAGGTTGGAAAATTCGGTTTATACCCGAATCGAAGTTAATAGTAAGCTGGCCGATCATCCTTTATCACATAAAGACGCACTTATAAAATTTCAACAAGACAACCTATGGGGATTTAAAAACTTGAAAGGGGACATAGTTATACAACCTAAGTTTTATGTAGTTGATAAATTCGAAAATGGTTTGTGTGGAGTGAGAATACATTACGCACCCTTTGTAACAATAAATGATTACTATTTAGACGCATTGATTAATACAAAGGGCCAGGTTGTTAACGAAATACCAATGCATTGTTATTTGGGTTTTCAAGGTGATCTGATTGTATATTACGGCGGCTTTCACTTTTCTGGAGGCGTATTTTATCTTGATAAAAACGGAAAGAGAGTAACTCCTAAGGAATAG